In Haliscomenobacter hydrossis DSM 1100, the DNA window TGAGCCCGGTCACCTCGCGCAAGCCGTAAAACAACTGCAAGGCATTGTTGAGCAATTCTTCGCGGATGTTGGGGAAATGTACATTTACAATTTCCTGCATGGTGGTTTTGTCGGGAAAACGGATGTAGTGGAACAGGCAACGCCGCAGGAAAGCATCGGGTAGTTCTTTTTCATTGTTGGAGGTGATGATCACGATGGGGCGGTGGATGGCCTTGATGGTTTGTTGGAGTTCATACACGTAAAATTCCATCCGATCGAGTTCGAGTAGCAAGTCATTGGGGAACTCGATGTCGGCCTTGTCGATTTCATCGATCAGGAGCACCACGGTTTCATCGGCAGTAAAGGCCTCCCACAATTTGCCTTTTTTGATGTAGTGGCTGATGTCGTCTACACCCTCTTTGCCCAATTGGGAGTCGCGCAGACGGGATACGGCGTCGTACTCATAAAGACCTTGTTGAGCCAGGGTGGTCGACTTGATGTGCCAGGTGAGTAGCTTTTTGCCCAGGGCATTGGCAATTTCGTGCGCCAGGAGGGTTTTTCCCGTACCCGGTTCTCCTTTGACCAATAGTGGTCGCTGCAAATAAATGGCTGCATTGACCGCAATTTGCAATTCTGAAGTGGCAACGTAAGTGGATGTTCCTTGAAAAGACATTGATTATAAGGATTGTCGAAAGTTTAGGTCCACAAATATGTAAGAAGGCACTGAGAAATTAAACAACTAAAGAATTTATTTTTACATTTGGAAGGAATTGACGATTTTCATTTTGTTTTGTTGCTTTGCGCAAAATGCTAACTGTAAGACCTACTTTATAATGGAAATTAGAACAGCGGAAACTCCAATAGCAGACAATGCTGAAGGAGACGCACTCAAAAAACTCAAACGCGGCTTCGATGTCCGATTACACGGAGAAGCCGAAAAGGTCATCAACAACCAGGTTCAAGTAAATACCTTTGCCGTTCAGCCTCCCAATTTTGCCGGAATTTCCCCCATGCCCAAACTAGAGGTGCAGGAGGGGCAGCATGTCAAAGCGGGTGATGCCTTGTTTTTTGACAAGAGAAACCCCGACTTGATCCACGTTGCACCAATAAGTGGCGAAGTCATCGCCATCAATCGAGGTGAACGCAGGGCCATTCAGGAAGTGGTTATTTTGGCCGATAGAACAATTCAATACCGAACCTATGCAGCTGTTCCAAATGTAGAGAACAGCTCACGGGAAGCACTGGTGGCCTTTCTTCTGGAGAGTGGTGCCTGGCCATTGATTCGGCAACGTCCTTACAATGTATTGGCCGACCAAAACGCAGTACCCCGAGACATTTTTATTTCCACTTTTGATACCGCTCCGCTGGCGCCCGATCTCAACTTGATCGTAGAAGGCAAAGCGGCAGTTTTTCAAAAAGGCCTGGATGTGTTGAATCGACTGACCAGTGGGAAGGTCTATTTGGGCATAGATGGCCGGGGAATCTCGGTTCCTTCGACAGTATTTACCCAGGCCAACGGTGTAGAAAAAGTGCGCTTTAAAGGCAAACATCCTGCCGGCAATGTAGGGGTACAGATCCACCATATTCGCCCCATCCGCTCCAAGGAAAAAGTGTGGACATTGGGTGTACAGGACGTACTCACTTTGGGAACTTTGTTTCTGGAAGGAAAGTACGATGCCTCGCGTATTGTTGCCCTGACAGGTGCGGCATTGGATAAACCGGCGTACGTAAAAACCTGCATAGGTGCAAACATTGGCGACTTGTTGAAAGGCCACACATTGGATGGAAACGCAAGGATCATTTCCGGAGATGTATTGTCCGGGAAATCCAAACTACCTGCTCAATTTCTCGATTGTTACGATGACCAGATCACCGTCATTCCCGAAGGGGATGATTATGAACTATTCGGTTGGTTGTTGCCCTCCTCAGCGCGGCCTTCTACGTCAAAAACCTTCTTTAGTTCCATCTTTTCCAACATTTGGGTGTACAACGTGAATACCAATACCCACGGCGAAAAGCGGGCATTTGTGATGACTGGGCAATATGAAGATGTACTACCGATGGACATCTTTCCTCAACATTTGTTGAAAGCCATCATCACCAATGACATTGAAAAAATTGAAGGTTTAGGCATCCACGAAGTGGTAGAAGAAGATCTGGCCTTGTGTGAATTTGCCTGTACCTCCAAACAGCCCCTGCAAAAGATTTTGCGGGAGGGGATGGAGATGATGATAAAGGAAGGACTATAAAAGGTTCGTGGGTTCGAAGGTTCGAGGGTTCGAGGGTTGGAACCTTCGAACCCTCGAACTCTCGAACCCTAAAATTGGGTTTTTTATGAAACAAACACTACTGAAATTTTTAAAGCGCATTGAACCCGATAAGGAGAAAGCGCCCTTGTTGCACACAGCATACGATGCCTTTTTTACCTTTGCTTTTGCACCCAATACGGTAACCAAAGAAGGGGTACACATCCGTGACGGTATGGACCTCAAGCGCACGATGGTGATGGTGGTGATTGCCATGCAACTCTGCTACCTCTGGGGAACCCTCAACATTGGCCATCAGCATTTTGCGGCTTTAGGCAAATACCAGCAACACATTTTGGAAGGATTTCACCTCAAACTATTCTATGGTTTGGTGCAAATTTTGCCCATTTGGATTGTCGCCCACGTGGTGGGTTTGGGTGTTGAATTCTATTTTGCGGCGCGCAAAAAACACGCAGTCGAAGAAGGATACTTGGTTACAGGTGCCTTGATTCCACTGATCATGCCACCCGATATTCCCCTGTGGATTTTGGCTTTTTCGATTGTTTTTGCCGTTATCATTGGCAAAGAAGCTTTTGGAGGAACCGGAATGAACGTAGTGAATATTGCCCTTTTGGCGCGGGTCTTTGTGTTTTTTGCTTACCCGGGAACCATTTCGGGCGATGAAGTTTGGGTTTCTGGCCTCACCAAGGCTGCTCCTGGTGGTGTTGCTGAATACGGTTGGATTCACCTAAACGTATTGAATCCACTTTTTGAAAACTTTGGCTGGTCCACCTTCCAGGCTGGCCAGGCGGTGGTAGACGGCTACTCTGGTGCAACCCCCATGGCCCTGGCGGCTAAAGGGGGTTGGGAAGCGGTAACGCAACATTACACTCCAAGCCAAATGTTTTGGGGCTTGATCCCGGGATCCATTGGAGAAACCAGTAAACCTTTCATCATCATCGGCGCACTGATGCTGATTGCCATGGGGATTGCCAGTTGGCGCATCATGGTTTCGATGGTGCTGGGCATGGTGACGATGGCCTTGGTATTTAACTGGTGGGGTTTCAATGCCTATATGGAAATTCCCTGGTATTACCATTTTTCGATGGGTAGTTTCTTGTTTGCCATGGCATTTATGGCCACCGATCCGGTAACTGCCGCCTCAACCAACCGGGGCAAGTGGATTTATGGTTTTCTCATTGGGATGATTGGATTGATCATTCGGGTCATGAACCCGGCATATCCAGAAGGCTGGATGCTGTCAATTTTGTTGCTCAACGTTTTTGCACCGCTGATCGACCATTTTGTATTGCAGTCCAACATCAATAAACGCATGAAGCATGTACAGTAACCGTTACATCACGATTTACACCCTGATCATGACACTGGTCGTGTCGGTTGTACTCGCTTTCACCGTAACGGGGCTTAAGCCCTTTCACGATGAGGCCGAAGCGATCTATAAAAAGCGCGATATTCTGAGTGCGATTGAAAGCCAATTGCCCAAAAAACTCGTGGATATGACTGATGAGGAGGTATTGAGCTTATTTGATTCCAAAGTCGAACAGGTGGTGATCAATGCTGAAGGAGAAAGCCTGCAAGGCATTAAGGCCGAAAAAGTAGACATGGCATCGGAAGAAAAGAAACCAGAAAATGAACGCAAGTATCCATTGTACATCTATCAAAGTGAGCAAGGTAAAATATACCTCGCTTCGGTACGTGGAAATGGGCTTTGGGACAAAATCTGGGCATACGTTGCCATCAAGGAAGACTTGAATACCATTGTAGGGACAGCGTTTGGACACGTCGGTGAAACGCCAGGTTTAGGTGCAGAAATCAAAGATAATCCCGGGTTTCCTAAACAATTTGAAGGAAAACAAATCATGAATGATCAGGGTGAATATGTTTCGGTCAAAGTGGTAAAAGGTGGTGCAAAGGATCCGTTACACGAAGTGGATGGGATCTCCGGCGCAACCATTACTTCCGTTGGAGTATCTGAAATGATGGTACGTGGGCTCGAAGTGTATCTCCCTTATTTGCAAGCGCAGAAAAAATAAATTCCATGGCTGAAACAATGACAAAAACAGCAGCAGAAAAAGAAAAGCTGGAATGGTTTGGTCCGAAGGAGCGAAAACTGATCACGGATCCGCTCAACGATGACAATCCGGTAACGGTGCAGATTCTAGGGGTTTGTTCGGCGTTGGCGGTAACCACCATGCTTAAACCCGCCTTGATTATGGCTATAGCGGTGACTTTGGTAACGGGTTTTTCCAATCTGGTTATCTCCTTGATGCGCAATGGTATTCCCAAGCAAATCCGGATGATTGTACAATTGGTCGTGATTGCCTTTTTGGTAACCATCGTAGAACAAGTCCTGAAAGCCTACAGCTATCCGGTTTGGAAGCAGTTGTCGGTATTCATCGGCTTGATCATCACCAATTGTATCGTCATGGGCCGATTGGAGGCTTATGCTATGGCCAATCCTCCCTGGCGTTCGCTTTTGGACGGATTGGGCAATGGCGCTGGCTATGGACTGATCCTGATCGCAGTAGCCGCCATTCGTGAGTTTTTTGGTCGGGGTGCCTTGATGGGCTACAAAATTCTGGGGGCTACCGATGAATTTTTGCTCAACACCAGCAAACATTGGTGGTTAAGCTGGTATCAGCCGAATGGCTTAATGGTCATTCCGGCATCCGCCATCTTTTTGGTGGGTATTTTCATTTGGATTCAACGTTCGCGCAATCCAAAATTGGTTGATGTATCCTGATTTATAAGTTGAGAAGTTTAGGAGGTTGAGAAGGTTGAGGCTGCCGCGAGCGACATTGATTAAGGTGCTACGGCAGACTAAACCTTCTAAACCTCCTAAACCTCCTAAACCTTTTCAAATGGACAATCTGCTGAACATCTTTATCAAGTCCGCCTTCATTGAAAATATGGTTTTGGCCTATTTCATTGGCATGTGCTCCTTTTTGGCGGTATCCAAATCGGTCAAAACAGCCATTGGTTTGGGGGCGGCGGTCATCTTTGTATTGGCGCTCACGGTACCGATCAACTGGGTCATCAGCGAACTGGTTTTAGGGCCGAATGGCATTTTTAAAACCGACCTGACTTTCTTGCGCTTCATCCTGTTCATTGCCAGTATTGCCGCTTCGGTGCAATTGGTGGAAATGGCGGTAGAAAAATATTCACCCTCGCTATACAATGCCCTGGGGATCTTTTTGCCCTTAATTACGGTAAACTGTGCCATTTTGGGTGCTGCACTGTTTATGGTGGCCCGTGAATACAACTTTGCAGAATCGGTCGTGTATGGCATCGGTTCAGGCTTTGGATGGGCCCTGGCCATCATCGCCATGGCCGCTATTCGGGAGAAAATTCGCTACTCTCATGTGCCTGCGCCCTTGCGTGGCCTGGGGATCGCATTTATCCTGACTGGCTTGATGGGGATGGCTTTTATGGCACTCATGGGGATTAACCCGGCAACGTATATGCAATAGATAGGTTCGAGGGTTCGTGAGTTCGAGGGTTCCAGGGTTTGGCTACCGAACCTTGGAACCCTCGAACTTACGAACCTTGGAACCCTAAAACTTTTAAGACATGATTCTACTGTTCAATATGCTTCCCATTGTTTACGGCGCCATTGCTTTTACCGCCGTGATCATGCTCTTGACTTTTGGGCTAATCTACGCTCAAAGGGTACTGGTGCCACAGGGCGATGTAAAAATCATCATCAATGGGGATGATGAGCATCCGGTGTTGGTTTCACCTGGCTCTTCTCTGTTGTCTACCCTCTCCAACCAAAACCTGTTTTTGCCTTCGGCCTGTGGCGGCGGCGGGACTTGTGCCATGTGCAAATGCTGGGTAGATGAAGGTGGCGGGGATGTACTGGCCACGGAACTTAACCACCTTTCCCGGCGTGATGTGGCGGAACACAAACGTTTGGCCTGTCAGGTGAAGGTGCGGCAAGACATGAAAATTCGGGTGCCCGAAGAAGTTTTTGGCATCAAAAAGTGGGAATGTGAAGTGGTGTCAAACTACAACGTAGCCACGTTCATCAAAGAATTTGTGGTCAGATTACCCGAAGGCGAACACATGGAGTTTGAACCAGGAGGATACGTCCAGATTGATGTACCGGTGATTGAATGCGAATTCAAAGGTATGGACATCACGGCGCATCCCCGCTTGAAAGACCGTGCTGCCGATTGTTACCAGCCCGATTGGGACAAGTTCAAACTTTGGGGGCTCGTCATGAAAAACAAGGAAGAGCAATTCCGCGCATATTCGATGGCCAACCACCCGGCGGAAGGGAACATCATCATGCTCAACATCCGCATTGCCACGCCACCTTGGGATCGGGCGGCCAATTACTGGCAAGCTGTGAACCCTGGGGTGTGTTCTTCGTACATCTTCTCGCGCAAACCGGGCGACAAGGTGATGGTTTCTGGCCCTTACGGGGAGTTTCACATCAAGCCCACCAAAAAAGAAATGGTGTACATTGGTGGCGGAGCGGGTATGGCGCCACTGCGCTCGCACATCTTCCACATGTTCCATACCCAAAAAATGACCGACCGCAAAGTGTCTTATTGGTACGGTGGCCGTTCATCGAAAGAACTCTTCTACCAGGACGATTTTGAGGCAATTGAAAAGGATTTCCCCAATTTCTCCTTCAACATTGCCTTATCAGAACCCATGCCAGAAGACAACTGGACGGGGTATAAAGGATTCATCCACCAGGTATTGTTTGAAAACTACCTGAAGGACCACCCTGAACCAGAAGAAATTGAATACTACATCTGCGGTCCACCCATGATGCTTTCGGCAGTACAAAAATTGCTGGGCGATTTGGGCGTTCCCGATGAGAACATCGCTTATGATGATTTTGGGGGGTAGGGTTTTTAATCCTCAATAAAAAAAGAAGCGGCTATTCCGGATTTACTCCAGAATAGCCGCTTCCTTTTTTACGCCGTATTGTTCAGATCCCCGCTTACAACGGATTCTGTACAATCGCTTTATTCGTATTCATCTCATCCTGAGGGAACAACCATTCCCACTGTGGATCACCTGCTGGAATATCCCGAACAGTAACCAGCGCAGTCAAGTGGTTGGGGATACCATTGCGGTTCAGTGGAAGGTTCAAACGTTTCAGATCGGTAAAGCGGAAACCTTCTCCCCACAGTTCAATCCGGCGGTTGAACATGATCTCATCAATCAGTGCCTGCCCGGTATTGGTAGACTGTACTGCTCTCCGGTCTCTGACTTTCACCAAAGCGAACAGAGCGGCTTGGGCCCCGGCATTGTCGCCACTGCGTGCTTTGGCTTCAGCTTCAATCAGGTACATTTCAGCAGCACGCATCAAGGGTACATCCCCAACGCTGGAACTGGAGCTTTGTGACAAAAACTTCTTGTTCTGGTAAGGAACTCTTGCTCCACCTGGAGGAACTGGAACAGTTGCCCCAGTTCTGTCCCACATCTTCTTGCGTACATCGCTGGCCGGAATGGCCTCCCACAGTGTAGCGTTGATGGCACGAGGCTGGGTACGCAATACCGTAGAGTTGAAGTTGGCAGAGATATAAGCAAAGTAAGACCAGAAGAAAGTGTTGTGATCGTCGATCTGACGGCTACCCCAAATCCATTCCGGATTGTTTACGCTGTTGAAACCAGCTACATAAGCAGTGGTATCCATGAGCGCAACCCCTTGACGAGCAGCAGCAGCAGCCGTAGCAGCAGCAGCCCAGTTTTGCTGGGTCAAGGCTACACGGGCTTTAAAACCTTGGGCAACATTCACGTTGATGTTGGATTTGGCAGCGGTGCCTGCTCTGGTATAACCCGCCAGCAGCGTAATGGCCTCATCCAGGTCTTTGTTGATTTGGGTATACACCTCTTCAACGGAGGTACGCGCCTGGCCTTCCAGGGTATTGGTCAACAAAAGTGGAACACCTTCCTGGCTGTTGGGCGCTCCCGCATTGTAACGTTTGCCCCACAATTGAACCAGTTGGAAGTGTGCCCAGGCACGGTAAGCCAATGCCTGCCCTTTGATGATTTTGCGATCAGCCTCAGGGCCAGGGGTAGCGTCAATGCCATTGATCAATACGTTGGCATTGGAAATCAGGCGGTAGTAGAAACGGTACACAAAACGGAGGAATCCATCATTGACGTTGCGGTGGGTTTGCCAGCGCATGAAGCCAATCAAGCCTGTACTTCCACTCGCTAGCGGGTACACGATGTCTTCGCCCATTAGGTCACGGAAAATGTTGACGCTCCCTTCGCCCGCCTGTCCTTGTGCATCGTACTGGGTGTACATGATGCGGTGCATGCCGTTCAGTGCAGCATAGGCGTTCTGTGTACTGGCCAGTGCATCAGTGGCAGCAACGGCGGTGGTAGGGAAAGTGTCGAGGAACTCTTTCTCACAAGCCGAGAGAAAAAGCGCGACAATTAAGGCTAAAAAGCTATATTTAGTTATTTTCATGGCTGTTGGATTAGAAGTTTAAAGTAAATCCACCGGAAATCACCCGGGCTGGTGGGTAAGCGTTAGACGTTACACCAGAGAATGCTTGCTGGTTGTTCATCCCTTTTCTTTTTGAGAAA includes these proteins:
- a CDS encoding AAA family ATPase translates to MSFQGTSTYVATSELQIAVNAAIYLQRPLLVKGEPGTGKTLLAHEIANALGKKLLTWHIKSTTLAQQGLYEYDAVSRLRDSQLGKEGVDDISHYIKKGKLWEAFTADETVVLLIDEIDKADIEFPNDLLLELDRMEFYVYELQQTIKAIHRPIVIITSNNEKELPDAFLRRCLFHYIRFPDKTTMQEIVNVHFPNIREELLNNALQLFYGLREVTGLKKKPSTSELLDWLSLLLFEQLPASVLAESDLKEQLPPHLHTLIKNEQDLNILEEWRRRRR
- a CDS encoding Na(+)-translocating NADH-quinone reductase subunit A, whose translation is MEIRTAETPIADNAEGDALKKLKRGFDVRLHGEAEKVINNQVQVNTFAVQPPNFAGISPMPKLEVQEGQHVKAGDALFFDKRNPDLIHVAPISGEVIAINRGERRAIQEVVILADRTIQYRTYAAVPNVENSSREALVAFLLESGAWPLIRQRPYNVLADQNAVPRDIFISTFDTAPLAPDLNLIVEGKAAVFQKGLDVLNRLTSGKVYLGIDGRGISVPSTVFTQANGVEKVRFKGKHPAGNVGVQIHHIRPIRSKEKVWTLGVQDVLTLGTLFLEGKYDASRIVALTGAALDKPAYVKTCIGANIGDLLKGHTLDGNARIISGDVLSGKSKLPAQFLDCYDDQITVIPEGDDYELFGWLLPSSARPSTSKTFFSSIFSNIWVYNVNTNTHGEKRAFVMTGQYEDVLPMDIFPQHLLKAIITNDIEKIEGLGIHEVVEEDLALCEFACTSKQPLQKILREGMEMMIKEGL
- a CDS encoding NADH:ubiquinone reductase (Na(+)-transporting) subunit B, with amino-acid sequence MKQTLLKFLKRIEPDKEKAPLLHTAYDAFFTFAFAPNTVTKEGVHIRDGMDLKRTMVMVVIAMQLCYLWGTLNIGHQHFAALGKYQQHILEGFHLKLFYGLVQILPIWIVAHVVGLGVEFYFAARKKHAVEEGYLVTGALIPLIMPPDIPLWILAFSIVFAVIIGKEAFGGTGMNVVNIALLARVFVFFAYPGTISGDEVWVSGLTKAAPGGVAEYGWIHLNVLNPLFENFGWSTFQAGQAVVDGYSGATPMALAAKGGWEAVTQHYTPSQMFWGLIPGSIGETSKPFIIIGALMLIAMGIASWRIMVSMVLGMVTMALVFNWWGFNAYMEIPWYYHFSMGSFLFAMAFMATDPVTAASTNRGKWIYGFLIGMIGLIIRVMNPAYPEGWMLSILLLNVFAPLIDHFVLQSNINKRMKHVQ
- the nqrC gene encoding NADH:ubiquinone reductase (Na(+)-transporting) subunit C, with product MYSNRYITIYTLIMTLVVSVVLAFTVTGLKPFHDEAEAIYKKRDILSAIESQLPKKLVDMTDEEVLSLFDSKVEQVVINAEGESLQGIKAEKVDMASEEKKPENERKYPLYIYQSEQGKIYLASVRGNGLWDKIWAYVAIKEDLNTIVGTAFGHVGETPGLGAEIKDNPGFPKQFEGKQIMNDQGEYVSVKVVKGGAKDPLHEVDGISGATITSVGVSEMMVRGLEVYLPYLQAQKK
- a CDS encoding NADH:ubiquinone reductase (Na(+)-transporting) subunit D, translating into MAETMTKTAAEKEKLEWFGPKERKLITDPLNDDNPVTVQILGVCSALAVTTMLKPALIMAIAVTLVTGFSNLVISLMRNGIPKQIRMIVQLVVIAFLVTIVEQVLKAYSYPVWKQLSVFIGLIITNCIVMGRLEAYAMANPPWRSLLDGLGNGAGYGLILIAVAAIREFFGRGALMGYKILGATDEFLLNTSKHWWLSWYQPNGLMVIPASAIFLVGIFIWIQRSRNPKLVDVS
- the nqrE gene encoding NADH:ubiquinone reductase (Na(+)-transporting) subunit E, whose translation is MDNLLNIFIKSAFIENMVLAYFIGMCSFLAVSKSVKTAIGLGAAVIFVLALTVPINWVISELVLGPNGIFKTDLTFLRFILFIASIAASVQLVEMAVEKYSPSLYNALGIFLPLITVNCAILGAALFMVAREYNFAESVVYGIGSGFGWALAIIAMAAIREKIRYSHVPAPLRGLGIAFILTGLMGMAFMALMGINPATYMQ
- the nqrF gene encoding NADH:ubiquinone reductase (Na(+)-transporting) subunit F, which encodes MILLFNMLPIVYGAIAFTAVIMLLTFGLIYAQRVLVPQGDVKIIINGDDEHPVLVSPGSSLLSTLSNQNLFLPSACGGGGTCAMCKCWVDEGGGDVLATELNHLSRRDVAEHKRLACQVKVRQDMKIRVPEEVFGIKKWECEVVSNYNVATFIKEFVVRLPEGEHMEFEPGGYVQIDVPVIECEFKGMDITAHPRLKDRAADCYQPDWDKFKLWGLVMKNKEEQFRAYSMANHPAEGNIIMLNIRIATPPWDRAANYWQAVNPGVCSSYIFSRKPGDKVMVSGPYGEFHIKPTKKEMVYIGGGAGMAPLRSHIFHMFHTQKMTDRKVSYWYGGRSSKELFYQDDFEAIEKDFPNFSFNIALSEPMPEDNWTGYKGFIHQVLFENYLKDHPEPEEIEYYICGPPMMLSAVQKLLGDLGVPDENIAYDDFGG
- a CDS encoding RagB/SusD family nutrient uptake outer membrane protein, whose translation is MKITKYSFLALIVALFLSACEKEFLDTFPTTAVAATDALASTQNAYAALNGMHRIMYTQYDAQGQAGEGSVNIFRDLMGEDIVYPLASGSTGLIGFMRWQTHRNVNDGFLRFVYRFYYRLISNANVLINGIDATPGPEADRKIIKGQALAYRAWAHFQLVQLWGKRYNAGAPNSQEGVPLLLTNTLEGQARTSVEEVYTQINKDLDEAITLLAGYTRAGTAAKSNINVNVAQGFKARVALTQQNWAAAATAAAAARQGVALMDTTAYVAGFNSVNNPEWIWGSRQIDDHNTFFWSYFAYISANFNSTVLRTQPRAINATLWEAIPASDVRKKMWDRTGATVPVPPGGARVPYQNKKFLSQSSSSSVGDVPLMRAAEMYLIEAEAKARSGDNAGAQAALFALVKVRDRRAVQSTNTGQALIDEIMFNRRIELWGEGFRFTDLKRLNLPLNRNGIPNHLTALVTVRDIPAGDPQWEWLFPQDEMNTNKAIVQNPL